A genomic window from Gossypium hirsutum isolate 1008001.06 chromosome D12, Gossypium_hirsutum_v2.1, whole genome shotgun sequence includes:
- the LOC121224166 gene encoding ATP-citrate synthase alpha chain protein 1 — protein MARKKIREYDSKRLLKQHFKRFSAYDLPIKSAQVTESTDFNELVEKEPWLLSQKLVVKPDMLFGKRGKSGLVGLNLDFAQVTAFVKERLGKEVEMSGCRGPVTTFIVEPFIPHNEEYYLNIVSERLGCSISFSECGGIEIEENWDKVKTIFIPTESSFTSETMAPLVATLPLEVKGEIEQFIKVIFTLFQDLDFTFLEMNPFTLVNGKPYPLDMRGELDDTASFKNFKKWGNIEFPMPFGRVMSATESYIHGLDEKTSASLKFTVLNPKGRIWTMVAGGGASVIYADTVGDLGFASELGNYAEYSGAPNEGEVLQYARVVIDCATAEPDGRERALVIGGGIANFTDVGATFNGIIRALKEKESKLKAANMHIYVRRGGPNYQKGLAKMRALGEEIGIPIEVYGPEATMTGICQEAIQYITAAA, from the exons ATGGCACGCAAGAAGATCAGAGAGTACGATTCCAAGAGATTGTTGAAGCAGCACTTCAAAAGGTTTTCCGCCTATGATTTGCCCATCAAATCTGCACAA GTGACGGAGTCAACTGATTTCAATGAGCTAGTAGAGAAGGAGCCATGGCTTTTGTCGCAGAAACTGGTTGTCAAGCCTGATATGTTGTTTGGAAAGCGTGGGAAGAGTGGTTTGGTTGGCTTGAATCTTGATTTCGCTCAAGTTACTGCATTTGTTAAAGAGCGCCTCGGCAAAGAG GTGGAAATGAGTGGATGTAGAGGACCTGTTACAACATTCATTGTTGAACCTTTCATCCCTCACAATGAAGAGTACTACCTTAACATCGTCTCCGAGCGTCTTGGTTGTAGCATTAGCTTTTCAGAGTGTGGAGGAATTGAAATTGAAGAGAACTGGGACAAG GTAAAAACCATTTTTATCCCAACTGAATCATCTTTCACCTCAGAAACTATGGCTCCACTTGTTGCAACCCTTCCCTTGGAG GTAAAAGGGGAAATTGAGCAGTTCATCAAAGTGATCTTTACTCTATTTCAAG ATCTTGACTTCACTTTCCTTGAGATGAACCCTTTCACATTGGTTAACGGAAAGCCTTATCCTTTGGATATGAGAGGCGAGCTTGATGACACTGCTTCTTTCAAGAACTTCAAGAA GTGGGGTAATATTGAATTTCCAATGCCATTTGGAAGAGTAATGAGTGCAACTGAAAGCTATATTCATGGGCTAGATGAGAAG ACAAGTGCATCTTTGAAATTTACAGTGTTGAACCCTAAGGGACGTATTTGGACAATGGTTGCTGGAGGAGGTGCAAGTGTCATCTATGCCGATACG GTTGGAGATCTCGGATTCGCTTCTGAGCTTGGAAACTACGCTGAATACAGTGGAGCACCCAACGAGGGGGAAGTGTTGCAGTATGCCAGAGTCGTAATTGAT TGTGCCACTGCTGAACCTGATGGTCGTGAAAGAGCCCTTGTAATTGGTGGAGGAATAGCCAACTTTACTGATGTGGGTGCCACGTTTAATGGCATAATTCGAGCCTTGAAGGAGAAG GAATCAAAACTCAAAGCAGCCAACATGCACATATATGTGAGGAGAGGAGGTCCCAATTACCAGAAGGGGCTTGCAAAAATGCGGGCACTTGGAGAGGAAATTGGCATCCCAATTGAG GTTTATGGTCCTGAAGCTACAATGACGGGTATATGCCAGGAGGCCATCCAGTACATCACTGCAGCTGCATAA